The following are encoded in a window of Peromyscus maniculatus bairdii isolate BWxNUB_F1_BW_parent chromosome X, HU_Pman_BW_mat_3.1, whole genome shotgun sequence genomic DNA:
- the LOC121825600 gene encoding uncharacterized protein LOC121825600 isoform X2 translates to METLQSCCHSLNRMLGPGADEYQEQHGRNAVVLKAGEKGGKKGLLQSELAQGELNQGKLALGKLAPSKPAQEELAQSSLAQKATRVVEEGENEEEMEGKRAGDGSSGPMDKGIHAEAGHGSSVQQQPQQEAAMPEGTNSLQAGDRLPLQRYTRFTQSQLQALERLFQETRYPTFRARIGLGTGESFSGKALDWWC, encoded by the exons ATGGAAACTCTTCAGAGCTGCTGCCACAGTTTGAACAGGATGCTGGGTCCAGGAGCTGATGAGTACCAGGAACAACATG GTCGGAATGCAGTGGtcctgaaggctggagagaaaggaggaaagaaagggcttTTACAGAGTGAGCTTGCTCAGGGTGAGCTTAATCAGGGCAAACTTGCTTTGGGTAAACTTGCTCCAAGCAAGCCTGCTCAAGAAGAGCTTGCTCAGTCCAGTCTTGCTCAGAAAGCCACAAGAGTAGTAGAGGAGGGAGAAAacgaagaagaaatggaaggaaaacgTGCTGGCGATGGTAGTTCTGGTCCTATGGATAAGGGGATCCACGCGGAAGCTGGCCATGGCAGCAGTGTTCAACAGCAGCCTCAGCAAGAGGCAGCAATGCCTGAGGGCACCAACAGTCTCCAGGCTGGGGACAGGCTACCTTTACAGCGCTACACCAGATTCACCCAGTCTCAGCTGCAGGCACTGGAGCGTCTTTTCCAAGAGACTCGCTACCCTACCTTTCGAGCAAG aaTTGGTTTAGGAACAGGAGAGTCATTTTCAGGAAAAGCACTAGACTGGTGGTGCTGA
- the LOC121825600 gene encoding paired mesoderm homeobox protein 2-like isoform X1 yields the protein METLQSCCHSLNRMLGPGADEYQEQHGRNAVVLKAGEKGGKKGLLQSELAQGELNQGKLALGKLAPSKPAQEELAQSSLAQKATRVVEEGENEEEMEGKRAGDGSSGPMDKGIHAEAGHGSSVQQQPQQEAAMPEGTNSLQAGDRLPLQRYTRFTQSQLQALERLFQETRYPTFRARKDLARSIGVPEVYVLNWFRNRRVIFRKSTRLVVLIDASSGPENNDP from the exons ATGGAAACTCTTCAGAGCTGCTGCCACAGTTTGAACAGGATGCTGGGTCCAGGAGCTGATGAGTACCAGGAACAACATG GTCGGAATGCAGTGGtcctgaaggctggagagaaaggaggaaagaaagggcttTTACAGAGTGAGCTTGCTCAGGGTGAGCTTAATCAGGGCAAACTTGCTTTGGGTAAACTTGCTCCAAGCAAGCCTGCTCAAGAAGAGCTTGCTCAGTCCAGTCTTGCTCAGAAAGCCACAAGAGTAGTAGAGGAGGGAGAAAacgaagaagaaatggaaggaaaacgTGCTGGCGATGGTAGTTCTGGTCCTATGGATAAGGGGATCCACGCGGAAGCTGGCCATGGCAGCAGTGTTCAACAGCAGCCTCAGCAAGAGGCAGCAATGCCTGAGGGCACCAACAGTCTCCAGGCTGGGGACAGGCTACCTTTACAGCGCTACACCAGATTCACCCAGTCTCAGCTGCAGGCACTGGAGCGTCTTTTCCAAGAGACTCGCTACCCTACCTTTCGAGCAAG GAAGGATCTTGCAAGATCTATAGGTGTACCTGAAGTCTATGTGCTG aaTTGGTTTAGGAACAGGAGAGTCATTTTCAGGAAAAGCACTAGACTGGTGGTGCTGATTGATGCATCATCTGGTCCCGAGAACAACGATCCCTGA